The Glycine soja cultivar W05 chromosome 6, ASM419377v2, whole genome shotgun sequence genome has a window encoding:
- the LOC114417477 gene encoding GDSL esterase/lipase At1g71691-like, producing MAKFGLSPLLVLSILLLIMSGGAVRGQREMVPAMFIFGDSLIDNGNNNNLPSFAKANYYPYGIDFNGGPTGRFSNGYTMVDEIAELLGLPLIPAYTEASGNQVLHGVNYASAAAGILDATGRNFVGRIPFDQQLRNFENTLNQITGNLGADYMATALARCIFFVGMGSNDYLNNYLMPNYPTRNQYNGQQYADLLVQTYSQQLTRLYNLGARKFVIAGLGEMGCIPSILAQSTTGTCSEEVNLLVQPFNENVKTMLGNFNNNLPGARFIFADSSRMFQDILLNARSYGFAVVNRGCCGIGRNRGQITCLPFQTPCPNRRQYVFWDAFHPTEAVNILMGRMAFNGNPNFVYPINIRQLAEL from the exons ATGGCAAAGTTTGGATTATCTCCACTCTTGGTGCTTTCCATATTGTTGCTGATCATGAGTGGTGGTGCAGTGAGAGGCCAAAGAGAAATGGTGCCTGCCATGTTCATATTTGGTGACTCTCTCATTGACAatggcaacaacaacaaccttccTTCCTTTGCTAAGGCCAACTATTACCCTTATGGCATCGACTTCAATGGAGGCCCTACTGGTCGCTTCTCTAATGGCTACACTATGGTTGATGAAATAG CTGAACTGCTTGGACTTCCCTTGATTCCTGCATACACAGAAGCCTCAGGGAATCAAGTGCTTCATGGAGTAAACTATGCTTCAGCTGCTGCTGGAATCCTTGATGCCACTGGCAGAAACTTT GTTGGACGCATACCATTTGATCAGCAACTTAGGAACTTTGAGAACACATTAAATCAAATTACTGGGAATCTTGGAGCAGACTATATGGCCACAGCGCTTGCACGGTGCATATTCTTTGTTGGAATGGGCAGCAATGACTACCTAAACAACTACCTTATGCCTAATTACCCCACTAGAAATCAGTACAATGGACAACAGTATGCTGATCTTTTGGTTCAAACATATAGCCAGCAGCTCACG AGGCTTTACAATCTTGGAGCAAGGAAATTTGTGATTGCTGGACTGGGAGAAATGGGATGTATTCCAAGCATACTGGCTCAAAGCACGACCGGAACCTGCTCTGAAGAAGTGAACTTGCTAGTGCAACCCTTCAATGAAAATGTGAAGACCATGTTGggaaatttcaataataatctACCTGGTGCCAGATTCATATTCGCTGATAGTTCCCGAATGTTTCAAGACATCCTTCTCAATGCTAGATCTTATG GGTTCGCTGTGGTAAATAGAGGGTGCTGTGGCATTGGAAGAAACAGAGGCCAAATTACATGTCTTCCATTCCAAACACCATGCCCCAATAGGCGTCAGTACGTGTTCTGGGATGCATTCCACCCAACAGAAGCAGTGAACATTCTCATGGGAAGAATGGCTTTTAATGGGAACCCCAATTTTGTTTATCCTATAAACATAAGGCAACTTGCTGAGCTATAA
- the LOC114417476 gene encoding cellulose synthase-like protein G1, with protein sequence MAMFTYHVETVQSWLALSRLHILIHLVAVLSLCYYRITHLLLEPPTAPWLLMTVAELLLSVLWFFNQAFRWRPVSRSVMTEKLPRDEKLPGLDIFVCTLDPEKEPTVEVMDTIISAVAMDYPSDKLAVYLSDDGGCDVTLYGIREAAEFAKEWVPFCNIYGVKSRCPKVFFSPFGEEDQHTLRHDGFSTQRDLIKAKYEKMQKNIEKFGSDPKNRRIVSDRPPRIEIINDQPGMPLVVYVSRERRPSLPHKFKGGALNALLRVSGLISNGPYVLAVDCDMYSNDPTSAKQAMCFFLDPETSKYIAFVQFPQMFHNLSKKDIYDNQSRTAFKTMWQGMDGLRGPGLSGSGNYLSRSALLFGSPNQKDDYLKDAQKYFGKSTAYIESLKAIRGQKSSKKNISRDEMLREAQVVASCSYENNTNWGTEVGFSYGILLESTITGYLLHSRGWKSAYLYPKTPCFLGCAPTDIKEGMLQLVKWLSELLLLGVSSKYSPFTYGFSRMSIIHTFTYCFMTMSSLYAVVFILYGIVPQVCLLKGITVFPKATDPWFAVFAFVYVSTQIQHLIEVLSGDGSVAMWWDEQRIWILKSVTSIFAIIDGIKKWLGLNKVKFNLSNKAIDKEKLKKYEQGRFDFQGAAVFMAPLVLLLIANIVSFFVGIWRLFNFNVKDFEEMFGQLFLVTYVMLLSYPILEAIVTMKSKSG encoded by the exons ATGGCAATGTTCACGTACCACGTTGAAACGGTTCAATCATGGTTGGCACTGAGCAGACTTCACATACTGATCCACTTAGTGGCAGTGTTGTCGCTGTGTTACTACCGCATAACTCACTTGTTACTGGAACCTCCAACAGCGCCATGGCTTCTGATGACCGTAGCGGAGCTTCTTCTCTCGGTGCTCTGGTTCTTCAACCAAGCCTTCCGGTGGCGGCCGGTGTCGCGGAGCGTCATGACGGAGAAGCTGCCGAGGGATGAGAAGCTGCCGGGGCTTGACATCTTCGTGTGCACGCTGGATCCCGAGAAGGAGCCCACCGTGGAGGTCATGGACACCATCATCTCCGCGGTGGCCATGGATTACCCCTCCGACAAGCTTGCCGTGTATCTCTCCGACGACGGCGGCTGTGACGTTACTCTCTATGGGATCAGAGAGGCTGCTGAGTTCGCCAAGGAGTGGGTTCCGTTCTGTAACATTTATGGGGTCAAGTCAAGGTGTCCCAAGGTCTTCTTCTCTCCCTTTGGGGAGGAGGATCAACACACTCTTCGCCACGATGGATTCAGTACACAACGAGACCTCATCAAG GCTAAATACGAGAAGATGCAGAAAAATATCGAGAAATTTGGCTCAGACCCTAAAAATCGTCGTATTGTGAGTGACAGACCTCCTCGTATTGAG ATTATAAATGACCAACCGGGAATGCCACTTGTTGTTTATGTGTCTCGCGAAAGAAGGCCATCCCTTCCTCACAAATTCAAAGGAGGAGCCCTCAACGCATTG CTCAGAGTCTCAGGTTTAATCAGTAATGGACCTTATGTTCTAGCAGTGGATTGTGATATGTATAGCAATGATCCAACCTCTGCCAAACAAGCCATGTGCTTCTTTCTTGATCCTGAAACGTCCAAATATATTGCATTTGTTCAATTCCCTCAAATGTTTCACAACCTTAGCAAAAAAGACATCTATGATAATCAATCTAGAACTGCTTTTAAG ACTATGTGGCAAGGCATGGATGGACTAAGAGGTCCAGGTCTTTCAGGCAGCGGCAATTACTTAAGTAGAAGTGCTTTACTATTTGGAAGTCCAAACCAAAAAG ACGACTATCTGAAGGATGCACAAAAGTACTTTGGCAAGTCTACCGCATACATTGAATCACTGAAGGCCATCCGTGGACAGAAAAGTAGCAAAAAGAATATTTCAAGAGATGAAATGTTAAGAGAAGCTCAAGTAGTGGCCTCTTGTTCCTACGAAAATAACACAAATTGGGGCACAGAG GTGGGATTCTCATATGGCATATTACTAGAGAGTACTATTACTGGCTATCTTCTTCACAGCAGAGGATGGAAATCAGCATATCTTTACCCCAAAACACCATGTTTCTTAGGTTGTGCTCCCACTGACATCAAGGAAGGCATGCTTCAGTTGGTTAAGTGGTTGTCTGAACTTTTGTTGCTTGGTGTCTCCTCCAAATACAGCCCATTCACTTATGGATTTTCAAGAATGTCCATAATTCACACCTTCACTTATTGCTTCATGACAATGTCATCCCTTTATGCTGTTGTCTTCATCCTCTATGGCATTGTACCTCAAGTGTGCCTCCTCAAAGGAATCACTGTGTTTCCAAAg GCCACGGACCCTTGGTTTGCAGTGTTTGCATTTGTGTATGTATCTACTCAAATTCAACATTTGATTGAGGTTCTATCTGGGGATGGCTCTGTGGCTATGTGGTGGGATGAACAAAGAATTTGGATTCTGAAGTCAGTTACCAGCATATTTGCAATTATAGATGGAATCAAGAAGTGGCTGGGGTTGAACAAGGTGAAATTCAACTTGTCAAACAAAGCCATTGACAAAGAGAAGCTCAAGAAATATGAGCAAGGTAGGTTCGATTTCCAAGGTGCAGCTGTGTTCATGGCTCCATTGGTCCTATTACTCATAGCCAACATTGTTAGCTTCTTTGTTGGTATATGGAGACTATTCAATTTCAATGTGAAGGATTTTGAAGAAATGTTTGGTCAACTTTTCCTAGTCACCTATGTAATGCTTCTTAGTTATCCCATTCTTGAGGCCATAGTAACAATGAAAAGCAAAAGTGGATAG